The following coding sequences lie in one Capnocytophaga stomatis genomic window:
- a CDS encoding response regulator transcription factor: MMSVGENSYDMKTTTTSKKILLVEDDPNFGTVLRDYLVMSGFDVALAKNGMEGFDRFRKEPFDLCILDVMMPYKDGFTLAKEIREKNEKIPIIFLTARTMREDVLKGYKVGADDYLNKPFDSEILLMKIRSMLQRKSIETVADSKKFEFEIGEFFLNSKLRFLKYKDEEPVKLSPKENELLRLLALHENDLMPRELALSKIWKDDNYFTSRSMDVYIAKLRKYLKKDEKVEILNIHGEGFRLITNREEDSFV; encoded by the coding sequence ATGATGAGTGTAGGTGAAAATTCGTATGATATGAAAACAACAACAACTAGCAAAAAAATCCTTTTGGTTGAAGACGACCCCAATTTTGGAACCGTCTTGAGAGATTATTTGGTAATGAGCGGCTTTGATGTAGCTCTTGCCAAAAACGGAATGGAAGGTTTTGACAGATTCAGAAAAGAACCTTTTGACCTTTGCATACTGGATGTTATGATGCCTTACAAAGATGGATTTACATTAGCAAAAGAAATTCGTGAAAAAAATGAAAAAATACCAATTATCTTTTTAACAGCACGAACAATGCGTGAAGATGTATTGAAAGGATACAAAGTAGGAGCTGATGATTATTTGAATAAGCCGTTTGACTCTGAAATCCTTTTGATGAAAATCAGATCAATGTTGCAAAGAAAATCTATTGAAACAGTGGCTGATAGCAAAAAATTTGAGTTTGAAATCGGCGAATTTTTCTTAAATTCAAAATTGAGATTCTTGAAATACAAAGACGAAGAGCCGGTGAAATTATCTCCTAAAGAAAATGAATTGCTTCGTTTGTTGGCATTGCACGAAAATGATTTGATGCCGAGGGAGTTAGCACTTTCTAAAATATGGAAAGATGATAATTACTTCACTTCCAGAAGTATGGACGTTTATATAGCCAAACTAAGAAAATATCTTAAAAAGGACGAAAAAGTTGAAATCCTTAACATACACGGAGAAGGTTTCCGACTGATTACCAATCGGGAAGAAGATAGTTTTGTTTAA
- a CDS encoding DMT family transporter, producing the protein MKLKLKGYILAFISAATYGMIPLFMIPIKKSDFSLDGALLYRFLIASVFILGYLLYTKESLKLTLREIYTFAFLGLLYALSSEFLFAAYDYLSPGIASTIFFMYPVVVAVILGTFFKGKISLPTILSLLIVLIGIFILSVKDISSFSIDYFGLFVAFMGAFVYGVYMVVVNQTHLSASGIKIAFYSMLFSSAYFLGKSLILESKIPVPEGTMFLHLTIFSLITTVLSVTTLIYAIRYIGSTPTAIMGAIEPVIAVGISVGLFAEELTTTLIIGVILIIIGVLIDIIFGQKEKQ; encoded by the coding sequence ATGAAGTTAAAATTAAAAGGATACATACTTGCATTTATATCGGCGGCTACTTACGGAATGATTCCGCTGTTTATGATACCGATAAAGAAAAGTGATTTTTCATTAGATGGGGCTTTGCTTTATCGTTTTTTGATAGCAAGTGTCTTTATTTTAGGGTATTTGTTGTACACCAAAGAAAGTTTAAAGCTAACTTTGAGAGAAATATACACATTCGCTTTTTTAGGACTTTTGTACGCTCTTTCGTCCGAGTTTTTATTTGCAGCTTATGATTATTTGAGTCCGGGAATAGCTTCTACCATCTTTTTTATGTATCCTGTGGTTGTTGCGGTTATTTTGGGAACTTTTTTTAAAGGGAAGATTTCATTGCCTACAATTCTTTCTTTATTGATAGTTCTGATAGGAATATTTATCTTGAGTGTGAAAGATATTTCCTCTTTTTCAATTGATTATTTTGGGCTTTTTGTAGCTTTTATGGGAGCGTTTGTTTACGGAGTTTATATGGTTGTGGTTAATCAGACGCATCTTTCGGCTTCAGGAATCAAAATTGCCTTTTATTCGATGCTTTTCTCAAGTGCTTATTTCTTAGGAAAATCACTGATTTTGGAATCTAAAATTCCTGTTCCGGAAGGGACAATGTTTTTGCATCTTACAATTTTTTCATTGATTACCACAGTACTTTCTGTTACAACTTTGATTTATGCTATTCGTTATATAGGTTCTACGCCAACGGCAATTATGGGAGCTATTGAGCCTGTTATTGCAGTAGGAATCAGCGTTGGGCTGTTTGCAGAAGAGCTCACCACAACACTAATAATAGGAGTAATTCTGATTATCATCGGTGTACTGATTGATATTATTTTTGGGCAAAAAGAAAAACAGTAA
- a CDS encoding ribonucleotide-diphosphate reductase subunit beta: MGIFDKRENYKPFEYPEVMEFVEAMHKSFWVHSEVEFTADIQDFKSDLSIVEKEAVKRALLGIAQVEVSVKTFWGDLYDLFPKPEFNGLGATFAECEFRHSEAYSRLLEVLGYNNEFENLLEVPIFKERNSILKEYLAKNKENAMERILFFTLIIENASLFSQFATILSFTRFKGYMKNVANIIAWTSVDEQLHANAGIYILKKIFEENPEMKERAKAEAIEFIQNYITLEDKMLDWIFEEGEIDFFTKKDLANYMRYRLDDSLTQLGLGKPFGITSAEAKPMLWFEEEVFSNELDDFFAKRPTAYTKHDKSISEHDLF, from the coding sequence ATGGGAATTTTTGATAAACGTGAAAACTACAAACCTTTTGAATATCCGGAAGTTATGGAGTTTGTAGAGGCGATGCACAAATCGTTCTGGGTGCATTCGGAAGTTGAATTTACAGCTGATATTCAAGATTTTAAGTCGGATTTATCTATCGTAGAAAAGGAAGCCGTTAAGCGTGCTTTGCTCGGTATTGCTCAAGTGGAAGTATCTGTGAAAACTTTCTGGGGCGACCTTTATGACCTTTTCCCAAAACCTGAATTTAATGGTTTGGGTGCAACCTTCGCCGAGTGTGAATTTCGTCATAGTGAAGCCTATTCACGTCTTTTAGAGGTACTTGGCTACAACAACGAGTTTGAAAATTTGCTTGAAGTGCCTATTTTCAAGGAAAGAAATAGCATTTTGAAAGAATATTTGGCAAAAAACAAAGAAAATGCGATGGAACGCATTCTGTTTTTCACGCTAATCATTGAAAATGCTTCTCTTTTCAGTCAATTTGCTACCATTTTATCATTTACGCGTTTTAAAGGATATATGAAAAATGTGGCAAATATTATCGCTTGGACGTCAGTTGATGAACAATTACACGCCAATGCAGGTATCTATATCCTGAAAAAAATCTTTGAAGAAAATCCGGAAATGAAAGAAAGAGCAAAAGCAGAAGCCATTGAATTCATTCAAAATTACATCACTCTGGAAGACAAAATGTTAGACTGGATTTTTGAAGAAGGAGAAATTGACTTTTTCACTAAAAAAGACTTGGCAAACTATATGCGTTACCGCCTTGACGATTCACTAACGCAATTGGGATTGGGCAAACCTTTTGGCATTACAAGTGCCGAAGCCAAACCAATGTTATGGTTTGAAGAAGAGGTGTTTAGCAATGAGTTAGATGATTTCTTCGCGAAAAGACCAACTGCCTATACAAAACACGATAAAAGCATCAGCGAACACGATTTATTCTAA